A window of Leptolyngbyaceae cyanobacterium genomic DNA:
TAGTCTCGATCGCAATTTTGAAGATGCAAAAACAATTTCCGTTAACTTTATTAGGAATCGTTTGTCTTGCTGGTGGTATTGCAGGGTGTAATTCTGTCATAGAAATCGAGCAAATTAAACCTACCCAACAACCTACCGTGACGAGATCTCCTGAATCCTCAGCGCCGAAAACATCCCCATCTAATTCTATAAGTGCTTTGGAAAAAGCGATTTTTGACCAAGTAAATCAATATCGCAAATCCCAAAACCTATCCGCCTTGACTCTCGACTCCCGCATTAGCGCACAAGCAAAGCTACATAGCGAAGCAATGGCTAATGGTAAAGTTGATTTCGGTCATGGGGGATTTGAAGATAGAGTAAAAGCGATCGCAAAATCGATTCCTTATCGAAGCGCCTCTGAAAATGTCGCTTTCAATCAAGGTTATAGCGATCCGGCTACCAAAGCAGTTGATGGGTGGTTAAAAAGTCCCGGTCATTTGAAAAATATTCAAGGTAATTTTGATTTGACTGGGATAGCTGTTGTCAAAAACGCTCAAAACGAGTACTACTTTACCCAAATTTTTATTCGTCGTTCTCGATATGGATTTTGAAGAAGATTTCCAGGTTTGCGATCGCGACCTTTCCGACGCCAGATTATCTCAATATTTGCAAGCAGAAGCCGTAGCAGTCGATACCGAAACGATGGGATTGTTACCCCATCGCGATCGCTTGTGTTTAGTGCAGTTATTTTCTCCCGGATACTTAACTGTTATTCGCATTCCTAAAGGACAAACAGAAGCGCCAAACTTAAAAAAATTAATGGAAGCGCAGAATGTCTCAAAAGTGTTTCATTTTGCCAGGTTTGATGTTGCTCAATTGCGTCATAATTTAGGCATTCAAGTAGCACCCGTATTCTGCACCAAAATTGCCAGCAAATTAGCTAGAACTTATACTCAAAGACACGGTTTAAAAGATTTAATTCAAGAGTTAGAAAAAGTTGAATTAGACAAAACCGCCCAAAGTTCCGATTGGGGAAATGCAGAAAACTTATCCGAACAACAACTGCGTTACGCTGCTAATGATGTACGTTATCTTCTCAATGCTCGCGATAAACTAATTGCCATGCTCAAACGGGAAGAACGATGGGAACTTGCCCAGGAGTGTTTTCAGTGTCTATCTACGATCGTGCAACTAGATTTACTCCTTTACAAGGACGTATTTGAACATTGATCGAATTTAGCTCGTAGGGTGCGTTAGCGAAGCGCGTAACGCACCATTGTAATACAATGATTTGGTGATGGTGCGTATAGCCTACGGCATTCAAGAAAAAGCACGGGAATTTAATTATTGGTTTAAAGACTCAATTTCTTTCCCGTATAACACACCCTACATACATATAAATAAGATTTTATTCATAAATACGAGAAAGCTAATTACTTTTAATTCAATGATTATTCTAGCTGCAAGTCACCTAAATAAATCTTACACCAATAAAGGACAAACACTCACTGCGGTGCGAGATGTTTCTATTCAAATGAATGCGGGTGAAGTATTAGCATTTCTAGGGCCAAATGGAGCCGGAAAAACCACTTGCATTAAAATGATTGCAGGGCTAATTCAACCCGATGATGGCTCGGTACGCATTGGTGATTACGACCCCCACAGCCAACCAAAAGCATTGAAATTGTTAGGTGCAGTCTTAGAAGGTAACCGCAATCTTTACTGGCGATTAACACCAGAAGAAAACTTAGAATATTTTGGGGTATTGCGAGGATTGAGCCAGCGAGTTGCCCGTCAAAGAGGTAATTTATTATTAGAAAGATTTAATCTCAGCCACAAACGACGCGCTCAAGTTCAATCCCTGTCACGGGGAATGCAGCAAAAACTTGCTGTTGCCGTAGCTTTAATCCATCAACCCCAATTGTTATTGTTGGATGAACCGACATTAGGATTAGATGTGGAAGCTACGATCGATGTCAAGCAATTGGTACGGGAAGTGGCGGCTGAGGGATGTGCTATTTTGCTGACTACTCATCAATTAGCGATCGCAGAAGAGCTTTCCGATCGAGTTGCAATTATTAACAATGGAGAAATTGTCGTCCAAGAGCCTACTGAGGAGCTAATTCGGCAATTTTCTGGTAATGCTTACTCGATCGAATTGGAAACTGCGATCGATCCAGAACGCAGAAATCGTTTGGAAAGTTTAGAAGCCATCATTCAAACCGAGCAAAGTATCCGCGTACCCCGCGAAAATATCCTTTACCAAGTATTAGAAATTCTCAAACCATTACCTTTATTAAAAGTGGAAAAAGACCGAGCTAACTTGAGCGATGTTTTCTTGAAATTAGTACGGGAAGGAAAAAATGGTTAAGTTATTTCTGGCAGAACTGAAACGCGAATGGATTATCCTGCGCCGCTATTTTGTAGAAACTTTCAGTTTCGTAATCGGCTTAACAATTATATTTTACGGCTTGTTTGAAAGTACTCGCTTTATTGCTGGCCCTGGCGTGCAGATGGGCGATCGCTTAGACTCAATTATCATTGGTTACGTACTTTGGTCTTTTTGTTTGTTTATTTTGGGCGATATCGCTGGAGGACTGCAACAAGAAGCGCAAACAGGTACGTTAGAACAACTTTTTCTTTCTCCTTTTGGGGCAGCGCAAATTTTTCTGACCAGAGCAGTTGCTAATTTAACAATTCAAATAATCATCAATCTCTCCATTCTTTCGATCATTATAGCACTCACAGGTAGCCAACTTTCTTTTCCCCCAACCCTATTGCTACCTCTGTTTACAGTGCTGCTTGGTGCTTATGGATTAGCATTAGCAATGGGGTCTTTAGCTTTGTTGATCAAACGAGTGCAGCAAGTGTTAGGCATATTTCAATTTGTGCTATTTTTTCTGCTGCTAATACCTGTAGAAAACTGGGCAAAGTCTGCTAGTTTTTTACAATGGTTGTTACCGATGACGCCGGGAGCGGGATTGCTCAGAGCAGTGATGGCACGAGGAGAATCATTAAATTTAGTAGGATTTTTGTTAGCATTGCTCAACGGTGCTGTTTATTTTAGTTTGGGTTTGTTTTTGTTTCGTTTCGCAGAACGAGAAGCCAAGCGTAAGGGGCAATTGGGAGGATATTAAAGTCAGAATTCAGGAGTCAGAATTCTGAATTCAGGAGTCAGGAGTCAGTAGGCATATTGCTAAAGGGTAAAAGCTTTGACTTGTGCTGAATAAAGAAAAGTAGAAAACGTTATTGTAGGGTAATAATGCTGAGATAACCAGGAGATGAGAAACCCGGTTTCTTGAAGAAACCGGGTTTCTAGCTTGTCCTTCATAATAAATGAACAGTCCTATATAGAAGTCAACAAAAAAAATATTCTGACTCCTGAATTCTGAATTCTGACTCCTATTAACAAACTACCGGAATTGCTTCAACAGGGAAGCCAACTGCTTTCCAGGCAGGAAGTCCGCCTCTAATTTGAGAAACGTTGAGATATCCAGCCGATCGCAATTTCGTTGCGGCTTGGGCGCTTTCTTCGTCGGTATCGCCGTAAACGTAGATATCGCGGGTAAGTTCGAGACAGTTCAAAGCGCGATCGACTAATTCGTTCATCGGCATGGGGACAGCACCCAGGATGTGACTTTGGTGGAATTCATCGCGATCGCGCACGTCAATAATCGTTAACCCCGGTTCTCCCCAGTCAAGTCGCGCTTTCAAATCGTAAACCAAAGACTGAGCTTTCAGAGGGGGCGGGGCAGGAAATAAGTTGAGAAACCGACTCATAGCGTAACATCTTGTATCACATTACCCGCAATTTAACAACTTATTTTACAATTTGCAAATATTTTTTGAGCAAATATTTACATTTGCAGACATTTATGCTTGTGCTTGCTTGTCAACTCAACCAAAGCATCAATCTAAAATCTAAAATCTAAAATCGAATTAATTACCTATACAGGCACGAAAAATTCATGAAGCTAGCATTTCGGTTCAACCGCATCGATATAGCTTTGTTTTTAGGAGCTTTCTTGCTAGCTTTGCTAACTGGGCTTCCTTTTAACAGCACCTTGAGTAGGGTTGAATATCGCACCGTTGCAGAATTGCCGCCAGTAGAAATTACTCAAGGCTGGCAATATCGATGGGGTGATTTGCCGATCGATGATGCAGGCGTGCCAATTTTGGATAATCAAAATGCGGCATCATCTGAATGGAAGCCCTTAAAAGTTCCTGCCAAACTAACCAAACCAACGGGAGAAAAATTCATTTGGTTTCGCGTCAATTTACCAGCTGGAGACTGGAAACATCCAGGCGTAGATATTCGAGGCGTAGCATCAGTATTGGAAATTTATTTAAATAATCAGTTAATTCGTAAGTTAGGAGAAATCAACCAAGCCGGTAATATTAAAGCTACTAATGATATTTGGCCTATAATACCTATTGAGCCTGATTTTGCCGGAAAAACCCTGCTTTTTAGGAGTTATGTAGCAGAAGTACCTTATGTTGCAATTGGTAAGCTAACTAACGTAACCGTTGGTTCTTTATCAACACTGGTTAACAGATTAATTAGGCAAAATATTATTGAATTTGTTTTAGGATTTTTCTTTTTAATTATTGGATTATCTTGCCTTACCATCTACACGTTCAATCAAAAAATCAAAGAATATTTTGCTTTTGGCTTGCTCACTCTTGGCAATGCCATTTTATCCCTATCTGGTAACTTTATCACTTATAATTTTCTGTTACCTTACAATCCTTTCATTAGTTTTGTCGTTCAACTTGTTTGTTTTCATTCCCTACCGATCGGAGTTTGTTTATTCTTCGAGCGAGTCTTTGACGATGGTGGCAGGTTTATCGTTCGGCGGTTGTGGCAAGTTTACTTAATCTTTGCACTGACAAGTTTACCATTTAATATCGTTAATATTCATACGGTTCCCCGTACTGTCAAGTTAGCCTATGTGGGAATGATTTTAATAATTTTAATTTTATTTGCCAAGGCTACTAAATTTGCCATCAAGGGGAATTTTGAAGCAAAACTCATGACCGCTGCTTTTATTGTTTTAGGATTATTTGCTTTATTTGACATTCTAAAAAATTTAGATATTATATGGATGAATTTCCCTGTTGAAATGTATTCGATCGGCACGCTCATTTTTATTTTAATATTAGGGATTATCCTAGAACGTCGATTCATGGAGACGCGAAAAAAAATGCGTCTCTATTTTAGAGAATTAGAAGATAAAAACGAGACTTTGGAGCGCGTTGACAAACTAAAAGATGAATTTTTGGCTAACACTTCTCACGAACTAAGGACACCATTAAATGGTATTATTGGCATTGCCGAGTCAATGATTGATGGTGCGACGGGTAAGCTAACCAAGCAGCAAGTAAAAAATCTGGCTACGATCGTATCCAGTGGCAAACGTCTGACAAATTTAGTTAACGATATTTTAGATTTTGCCAAACTCAAAAATAAAAATATCGAACTGCAAATTAGACCCGTCGATATGCGAACGATCGCAGATGTGATTTTAACAGTTTGCCAGCCATTAATCGGGCAGAAAAATTTGCAATTAATCAATCAAATTCCGGTTGACATTCCAGCCGTAGATGCTGATGAAAACCGAGTACAACAAATCATGTATAACTTAATCGGTAATGCAATTAAATTTACTGATGCGGGTGAAGTTACCGTATTAGCAGAAGTAGTAAACGAAAATTTAGAAATTACCATTGCAGACACGGGAATTGGGATTACAGCCGATAAGTTAGAACGCATTTTTGAATCGTTTGAACAAGCAGATGGTTCCACGGCAAGACAGTACGGCGGTACGGGTTTGGGATTGGCAGTTACGAAAAAGTTAGTGCAGTTGCATGGGGGAGAAATTCGGGTAGAATCAACCGTTGGTAATGGTTCTAGGTTTACTTTTAATTTACCGATATCCCAAACTCCGATCGAAGAAACACCAGAGGCTTCCTTATCTTTAAGAGATTTACCAGAAATATCGGATATTGCTGATGAAGAAATTATCGATGGGCAATTAATCGCTACTGGTAACGGAGATTTCAAAATTTTAATCGTGGATGACGAACCTGTTAACCTGCAAGTTTTAGTTAATCACTTGTCATTACAAAACTATGCTATTTCACAAGCGTCCAATGGTTTAGATGCTTTAACAGCCATTGAAAACGGTTTTTTGCCAGATTTGATTTTATTAGACGTAATGATGCCTAAAATGACTGGTTATGAAGTGTGTGAAAAAATTCGCGAACGGTTTCCGGCAAGTCAATTACCCGTAGTGTTTTTAACGGCGAACAATCAAATGTCAGAAACGATGGAATGGTTCGGTTACGGTGCAAATGATTATTTGGTTAAACCAATCTCAAAAAATGAATTACTAGCGCGAATTAAAACTCATATTCATTTAGCCAAAATTAATACTGCCTATGCCCGATTCGTTCCTCATGAATTTCTCCGTTTTCTAGAAAAAGAAACCATTTTGGACGTAAAACTGGGCGATCAAGTACAGAAAGAAATGACGATTCTGTTTTCCGATATTCGTTCGTTTACTACTCTCTCGGAAACTATGACACCGAAAGATAATTTTAATTTTATTAACTCATATTTGAAGAGAGTTGGCCCGGTGATTCGCGATCATCATGGTTTTATCGATAAGTATATAGGGGATGCGGTGATGGCGCTGTTTCCCGAAACGGCGGAAGATGCTTTGCAGGCAGCTATTAATATGCAAAAGCAGGTATTTTTGTATAATCAGCATCGTCACAATAGCGGTTATCCACCAATTGCGATCGGCGTGGGATTGCACACTGGCATTTTGATGCTAGGTACGATCGGAGAAGAACAGCGAATGGAAAGTACCGTGATTTCCGATGCCGTTAATTTAGCGTCTCGCATGGAGGGTTTAACTAGTTTATACGGTGTTGGTATTGCGATTAGCGAGAAGACTTTGTTTTGTCTTAGCCAACCAGAAAAATACAATATTCGGTTTTTAGGAAGAGTGAGGGTGAAAGGAAAAACAGCGCCAGTGGCAGTTTTTGAAGTTTACGATGCCGATCCTGAACCGATGTTGCAACTAAAGACAGAAACTCGCGCTGAATTTGAGGAAGCCGTTTATCTTTATCACCAACAAAAATGGGTGCAAGCGCAAGTAATTTTCCAAGATTTATTGCACAGAAACGAACAAGATAAAGCGGTTAAGCTTTATCTCGATCGCTGCCAACAATGGCAAAAATACGGAATATCTAAGGATTGGGAAGGAATCGAAACTTTAGAGGAAAAATCTTGAGGGGCAAATCCTGCGAGTTGCCCCAACAATCGCTAAGATTTCGTTCAAAATTCAAAGTTCAAAATGAATGAAATACAGGAATTTTGAATTAATTTGGCTATTTCTGAGTGGCGGCATGATTTTTTAGCCGATCGACTATGTTGTAGTCATCAGCGCCAGCTGGAGTTTTTGATTCGATCGCGCCTTCCGTTGGGCCACCGACCGCCTTCCACGCTGCCAAACCGCCTTTGAGTTCTGCAACGGAACTAAAACCGGCACCCCGCAGCATATCGGCGGCTTGGGAGGTTTGGTCATCGCTGTCAGCGTAAACGTAGATATCCCGATTAACATCGATCGAAGACTGGGCGCGACTTACCAATTCATCCATCGGCATGGGCATTGCTCCCATGATATGTCCGTCGTTGAAGATTTCGCGATCGCGCACGTCCAAAATCGTAAAAGCAGGTTCACCCCATTCCAAACGAGATTTCAAGTCATGTGCAGAAGACTGAGATTTCATTCCCGAAGGTTGGGGAGTTACGTTAGGCATCTTTTCTTTAGCATTGAGGATCGCTTCGGAAACTTTATCGCCAGAGTATTTAATATCCTCAGATAGCTTTTCCTTAGCGGTTTGTGCGCCTTCAGCAACTTTATTTTGCATTTCGCGAACGTTGTCTTGCATATTTTCCATGTGTTTTATACCTTACTTAGTTACTTCACCTGAAATGTAGCAAGGCACTCAAATTTTCCTAATCTTTCTGTGGAGGGATCGCTACAATTATCCTTCTTTTGGCACAGTTCGTATCCTTCTTGAGGCTGAGTTGGCTGATTTACCTTAAAGTCGATCGACTTTAGATTTAATTATTGACTTTGTAGATAAATTTAGTAAGCGTAACTAAGGTGAAAATTTTTATTTAATTGAAATTTTGAAACTATTTTTATTGATTAAAGTATTCTATTGGATCGCAAATCTTTTAACAAAGTAATAATTTTTCTAAAAAATATAGCATTCTGTCATTATGTCAAGGTTAATTTACAAAAAATTACTTTTCATCGATCGAGTTGACTGATAATTAATTTATGAAAACCAGAAACTCGGCGATTTATTTGCAATTCATTGGCAGTGAGCGAACGAAATTTTCCACGCTTACAATCGGCTGAAACCCTTGTAGGATATCGAATGTAGCAGTAATTCCCTGAAATAGCCCATAGGGATCGGAGGGGTCTATAAATAATAGACTACTTTATCCATAAGAATTTCCTTGGGTAACTTTTAACTTAAAAAATTATCTGTTGTATTAATCGTATTAATATTAATTCTAATCAATGCCGAGCTTCTCGATCTGCTTATCTCTTTACGCTCTATGCAAATCACAAATCAAATCCACTTTAGAAATTTGCAGGGTGATATTTTTGGAGGTGTCACGGCTGCCATTGTTTCATTACCCCTCGCCCTCGCCTTCGGGGTTGCTTCTGGTGCTGGGCCAGTAGCGGGACTTTACGGAGCAGCTTGTGTTGGTTTTTTTGCAGCCCTGTTCGGGGGTACGCCCACCCTCATTTCCGAACCCACTG
This region includes:
- a CDS encoding CAP domain-containing protein; this encodes MQKQFPLTLLGIVCLAGGIAGCNSVIEIEQIKPTQQPTVTRSPESSAPKTSPSNSISALEKAIFDQVNQYRKSQNLSALTLDSRISAQAKLHSEAMANGKVDFGHGGFEDRVKAIAKSIPYRSASENVAFNQGYSDPATKAVDGWLKSPGHLKNIQGNFDLTGIAVVKNAQNEYYFTQIFIRRSRYGF
- a CDS encoding ribonuclease D; amino-acid sequence: MSKTLKTSTTLPKFLFVVLDMDFEEDFQVCDRDLSDARLSQYLQAEAVAVDTETMGLLPHRDRLCLVQLFSPGYLTVIRIPKGQTEAPNLKKLMEAQNVSKVFHFARFDVAQLRHNLGIQVAPVFCTKIASKLARTYTQRHGLKDLIQELEKVELDKTAQSSDWGNAENLSEQQLRYAANDVRYLLNARDKLIAMLKREERWELAQECFQCLSTIVQLDLLLYKDVFEH
- a CDS encoding ABC transporter ATP-binding protein gives rise to the protein MIILAASHLNKSYTNKGQTLTAVRDVSIQMNAGEVLAFLGPNGAGKTTCIKMIAGLIQPDDGSVRIGDYDPHSQPKALKLLGAVLEGNRNLYWRLTPEENLEYFGVLRGLSQRVARQRGNLLLERFNLSHKRRAQVQSLSRGMQQKLAVAVALIHQPQLLLLDEPTLGLDVEATIDVKQLVREVAAEGCAILLTTHQLAIAEELSDRVAIINNGEIVVQEPTEELIRQFSGNAYSIELETAIDPERRNRLESLEAIIQTEQSIRVPRENILYQVLEILKPLPLLKVEKDRANLSDVFLKLVREGKNG
- a CDS encoding ABC transporter permease is translated as MVKLFLAELKREWIILRRYFVETFSFVIGLTIIFYGLFESTRFIAGPGVQMGDRLDSIIIGYVLWSFCLFILGDIAGGLQQEAQTGTLEQLFLSPFGAAQIFLTRAVANLTIQIIINLSILSIIIALTGSQLSFPPTLLLPLFTVLLGAYGLALAMGSLALLIKRVQQVLGIFQFVLFFLLLIPVENWAKSASFLQWLLPMTPGAGLLRAVMARGESLNLVGFLLALLNGAVYFSLGLFLFRFAEREAKRKGQLGGY
- a CDS encoding rhodanese-like domain-containing protein; protein product: MSRFLNLFPAPPPLKAQSLVYDLKARLDWGEPGLTIIDVRDRDEFHQSHILGAVPMPMNELVDRALNCLELTRDIYVYGDTDEESAQAATKLRSAGYLNVSQIRGGLPAWKAVGFPVEAIPVVC
- a CDS encoding ATP-binding protein — translated: MKLAFRFNRIDIALFLGAFLLALLTGLPFNSTLSRVEYRTVAELPPVEITQGWQYRWGDLPIDDAGVPILDNQNAASSEWKPLKVPAKLTKPTGEKFIWFRVNLPAGDWKHPGVDIRGVASVLEIYLNNQLIRKLGEINQAGNIKATNDIWPIIPIEPDFAGKTLLFRSYVAEVPYVAIGKLTNVTVGSLSTLVNRLIRQNIIEFVLGFFFLIIGLSCLTIYTFNQKIKEYFAFGLLTLGNAILSLSGNFITYNFLLPYNPFISFVVQLVCFHSLPIGVCLFFERVFDDGGRFIVRRLWQVYLIFALTSLPFNIVNIHTVPRTVKLAYVGMILIILILFAKATKFAIKGNFEAKLMTAAFIVLGLFALFDILKNLDIIWMNFPVEMYSIGTLIFILILGIILERRFMETRKKMRLYFRELEDKNETLERVDKLKDEFLANTSHELRTPLNGIIGIAESMIDGATGKLTKQQVKNLATIVSSGKRLTNLVNDILDFAKLKNKNIELQIRPVDMRTIADVILTVCQPLIGQKNLQLINQIPVDIPAVDADENRVQQIMYNLIGNAIKFTDAGEVTVLAEVVNENLEITIADTGIGITADKLERIFESFEQADGSTARQYGGTGLGLAVTKKLVQLHGGEIRVESTVGNGSRFTFNLPISQTPIEETPEASLSLRDLPEISDIADEEIIDGQLIATGNGDFKILIVDDEPVNLQVLVNHLSLQNYAISQASNGLDALTAIENGFLPDLILLDVMMPKMTGYEVCEKIRERFPASQLPVVFLTANNQMSETMEWFGYGANDYLVKPISKNELLARIKTHIHLAKINTAYARFVPHEFLRFLEKETILDVKLGDQVQKEMTILFSDIRSFTTLSETMTPKDNFNFINSYLKRVGPVIRDHHGFIDKYIGDAVMALFPETAEDALQAAINMQKQVFLYNQHRHNSGYPPIAIGVGLHTGILMLGTIGEEQRMESTVISDAVNLASRMEGLTSLYGVGIAISEKTLFCLSQPEKYNIRFLGRVRVKGKTAPVAVFEVYDADPEPMLQLKTETRAEFEEAVYLYHQQKWVQAQVIFQDLLHRNEQDKAVKLYLDRCQQWQKYGISKDWEGIETLEEKS
- a CDS encoding rhodanese-like domain-containing protein; the encoded protein is MENMQDNVREMQNKVAEGAQTAKEKLSEDIKYSGDKVSEAILNAKEKMPNVTPQPSGMKSQSSAHDLKSRLEWGEPAFTILDVRDREIFNDGHIMGAMPMPMDELVSRAQSSIDVNRDIYVYADSDDQTSQAADMLRGAGFSSVAELKGGLAAWKAVGGPTEGAIESKTPAGADDYNIVDRLKNHAATQK